One Dialister invisus DSM 15470 genomic region harbors:
- a CDS encoding DUF1266 domain-containing protein — translation MSFFSKLLKIISHKKYQKNPLGKKLSPLQQSVLNIGAVNAEQTMFYCDSLETGSEKEEIRNSLAAYYDIIDEESALHTLEWLLERGHRVYFDAIKLFSAGISPSITDEILTPDERLDTPRYMKNMKEMIESLIEKGYISSQADLQNQSVLAWDMGRLVLIARCCFECGYITEEKAWYYMEEAHKKCCAVYGDWKEFAAGYVIGRCMWGGMKQMPGGIMGIAEGLLRDPESPWQKARLHVFEM, via the coding sequence TTGTCTTTTTTTTCGAAATTATTGAAAATAATAAGCCATAAGAAATATCAAAAAAATCCGTTAGGAAAGAAACTTTCTCCTTTGCAGCAGTCTGTTTTGAATATAGGTGCTGTGAATGCGGAGCAGACCATGTTTTACTGTGATTCATTGGAAACCGGCTCTGAGAAAGAGGAAATTAGAAATAGTTTAGCGGCTTACTATGATATTATTGATGAAGAAAGCGCTTTGCATACGCTGGAATGGCTGCTGGAACGAGGACACCGCGTATACTTTGATGCAATTAAGTTGTTTTCTGCCGGCATATCGCCGTCTATTACCGATGAAATCCTGACACCGGATGAACGACTCGACACACCCCGCTATATGAAAAATATGAAGGAGATGATAGAATCCCTGATAGAAAAAGGATATATCAGTTCCCAGGCGGATTTACAGAATCAATCTGTTCTTGCGTGGGACATGGGGCGGCTGGTGCTGATAGCGCGCTGCTGCTTTGAATGCGGATATATTACGGAAGAAAAAGCATGGTATTATATGGAAGAAGCACATAAGAAGTGCTGCGCAGTGTATGGCGACTGGAAAGAATTTGCGGCGGGATATGTGATCGGCAGGTGCATGTGGGGCGGTATGAAGCAGATGCCCGGCGGAATCATGGGAATCGCAGAAGGACTGCTCCGCGATCCGGAAAGTCCCTGGCAAAAAGCACGGTTGCATGTATTTGAAATGTAA
- a CDS encoding ATP-binding cassette domain-containing protein has protein sequence MGNNLLELTGVSAEFQRKRIIDTINLAVPKRSRVSIIGTSGCGKSTLLKLIAGLLRAPAWQVTGQAAIEGKCFNAGDSATLLTNCGRQYAFIAQDSLSIFDPRLKIKEHFLEISRLRDGEKEEFLLQVMSLLRNLLITDPERVLESYRNELSGGTLQRISIAMGLIHKPKLLIADEPTSAIDRYSRAQLISVLKKVYRDTNLSMLIVSHDIDFVKEISDITYVMKQGKFIDKINTKELGNEDNDLYTRSFLRACNRWKKERLYEGS, from the coding sequence ATGGGGAATAATTTATTGGAATTGACGGGGGTATCTGCCGAGTTTCAGAGGAAAAGGATTATAGACACAATCAATTTGGCAGTGCCCAAAAGGAGTCGTGTGTCTATAATTGGTACAAGCGGCTGCGGGAAATCCACTCTGTTAAAACTGATAGCAGGTCTTTTGCGGGCACCTGCATGGCAAGTCACAGGACAAGCAGCTATCGAAGGAAAATGTTTTAATGCGGGAGATTCTGCTACGTTGCTGACAAACTGTGGACGGCAATATGCATTTATCGCCCAGGATTCGTTAAGCATATTTGATCCGCGGTTAAAAATTAAAGAACATTTTCTTGAAATCAGCAGATTAAGGGATGGGGAAAAAGAAGAGTTTTTGCTGCAAGTGATGTCGTTGTTAAGAAACTTATTGATTACGGATCCGGAAAGAGTACTTGAAAGTTACAGGAATGAATTAAGCGGAGGCACATTACAGAGGATATCCATAGCTATGGGGCTTATCCATAAACCAAAGTTATTGATAGCAGATGAGCCTACATCAGCAATTGACAGGTATTCAAGAGCACAATTGATTTCTGTATTGAAAAAAGTGTATCGTGACACAAATTTAAGTATGCTCATCGTGTCGCATGATATAGATTTCGTTAAAGAAATTTCGGATATTACTTATGTGATGAAGCAAGGGAAGTTTATTGATAAAATTAACACAAAAGAGTTGGGTAATGAAGACAATGATCTGTATACACGATCGTTCCTTCGAGCTTGTAACAGGTGGAAAAAAGAACGTTTATACGAAGGATCCTGA
- a CDS encoding FecCD family ABC transporter permease, whose translation MNLKKYLSDRGYGAAFFLFCGLLVVMAVVSIGWGRLYILPVHVVKIVLSSVFSIEQTWTDQAASAIFMIRLPRVLSAMMIGAALALSGAAYQSVFKNPLVAPDMLGVSSGACVGASLAILLGLPSISVQIGAFIGGILAVICAVSIPKIIGKNSIIMLVLSGIIVSGLMSSVLGIIKYLADSETQLPEITYWQLGSLVNVIWGNILYSGIPILLCVIFMFLVRWKMNILTLGDVEIHMLGNRSAWLRYGIILTATVLTACSVCISGTIGWIGLVIPHFARMLVGADNQKLIPLSAVLGAVFLLFIDTVSRASMSAEIPLSILTGLIGAPFYFYLLVKERLALR comes from the coding sequence TTGAATTTAAAGAAATATCTGTCGGACAGAGGATATGGGGCGGCATTCTTTCTTTTTTGCGGACTGCTCGTGGTGATGGCGGTGGTGAGTATAGGCTGGGGACGGCTTTATATTTTGCCCGTTCATGTAGTAAAAATCGTACTAAGCTCTGTTTTCTCCATCGAGCAGACATGGACAGATCAGGCGGCAAGCGCGATCTTTATGATTCGTCTGCCCCGCGTGCTTTCCGCGATGATGATCGGCGCAGCGCTCGCGCTATCGGGGGCGGCGTACCAGAGCGTCTTCAAAAATCCGCTCGTGGCACCTGATATGCTTGGCGTATCTTCCGGCGCCTGCGTCGGGGCGTCCCTTGCCATTCTCTTGGGGTTGCCTTCCATATCTGTACAAATCGGCGCTTTTATCGGTGGAATCCTTGCGGTCATTTGTGCCGTGTCCATTCCGAAAATCATCGGAAAAAACTCCATAATCATGCTCGTCCTGTCAGGCATCATCGTAAGCGGGCTCATGAGCTCCGTTTTGGGGATCATCAAGTATTTGGCGGATTCGGAAACGCAGCTTCCCGAAATCACTTATTGGCAATTAGGCTCGCTGGTGAATGTGATTTGGGGAAATATCCTGTACAGCGGTATCCCCATTCTGCTTTGTGTTATTTTTATGTTTCTGGTTCGCTGGAAAATGAACATACTGACCTTAGGAGACGTAGAAATCCATATGCTGGGGAACCGCTCGGCGTGGCTCCGCTATGGTATTATCCTCACAGCTACTGTACTGACAGCCTGCTCAGTGTGCATAAGCGGTACTATCGGGTGGATCGGTCTCGTGATTCCACACTTTGCCCGCATGCTTGTAGGTGCAGATAATCAAAAACTCATTCCCTTGTCGGCGGTGCTTGGTGCGGTGTTTCTTCTTTTCATTGATACAGTTTCCCGTGCGTCGATGAGCGCGGAAATTCCCTTGAGCATTTTGACGGGATTGATTGGTGCACCGTTTTATTTCTATCTTTTGGTGAAAGAAAGGCTGGCATTGCGATGA
- a CDS encoding LysR family transcriptional regulator encodes MELKNLYIFRAIVKEGGFTQAARKLNYTQSTITFHVGQLERELKVRLFEKIGRRMILTKAGEQLVPYVEDVFQALGKMEGFQNEVSHYTGRLRIGAPESLLCFSLPPFLKVFQQKAPKTSLLLTSMNSQSVIEALKEDKIDIGVLYTEKHEDEDHIIFEPVGRHRLIMAASRRMKKEIERARGSRGKDIGVTRIVQPQRGSLRKKFDEYCRQRGIPEGNTIELRSTQTIINLVKNDMGLCFLPNFVLQEELDKGVLEEIAVPGEPICISSAVAYYKNKWISPAMELFIYMMKNKE; translated from the coding sequence ATGGAACTGAAAAATCTGTATATCTTCCGTGCGATTGTCAAAGAGGGTGGATTTACACAGGCGGCGAGGAAACTTAATTATACGCAGTCAACGATTACCTTCCATGTGGGGCAGCTGGAACGGGAACTTAAGGTTCGGCTATTTGAAAAAATCGGACGCAGAATGATTCTTACTAAAGCGGGTGAGCAGCTGGTGCCTTATGTGGAAGATGTTTTTCAAGCGCTTGGCAAGATGGAGGGCTTTCAGAATGAAGTCAGTCATTATACGGGGCGTCTGCGAATCGGCGCACCGGAGTCGTTGCTTTGTTTTTCTCTTCCGCCGTTTCTCAAGGTGTTCCAGCAGAAGGCTCCTAAAACATCGCTCCTTCTCACTTCAATGAACAGCCAATCTGTCATAGAGGCGCTGAAAGAAGATAAAATCGATATAGGTGTTCTTTATACGGAAAAGCATGAGGATGAAGATCATATTATTTTTGAGCCTGTAGGACGGCATCGGCTTATTATGGCGGCATCCCGTCGGATGAAGAAAGAAATCGAACGGGCAAGGGGATCGCGGGGAAAGGATATCGGCGTGACTCGTATCGTGCAGCCACAGAGAGGCAGTTTGCGGAAAAAGTTTGATGAATACTGCCGCCAAAGGGGAATTCCTGAAGGGAATACGATTGAGCTTAGGAGTACCCAGACAATTATTAACTTGGTAAAAAATGATATGGGACTGTGTTTTCTACCGAATTTCGTCTTGCAGGAAGAATTGGACAAAGGTGTTTTGGAAGAAATAGCAGTGCCTGGAGAGCCGATTTGTATTTCTTCCGCAGTAGCGTATTATAAAAATAAATGGATTAGCCCTGCGATGGAGCTTTTCATTTATATGATGAAAAATAAAGAGTGA
- a CDS encoding ABC transporter substrate-binding protein translates to MRIAKIRWLAGCLSVCLLLCGAIRLWGNERKPAEQGAAAEARVITDIAGDQVKVPQKVHKIAVTPLPWASVVYAIDGGAERLGAIHPGAMSAYQGHFLSKMDKNFGKISTQNINQDFSVNIEGLAEAGTDAVILWKHQEKDAEKLRQMGIPAVRIFNNNVDSLKKSFLIVGKLLGKEERAAMVNAFYDNAYKDIMKHKSEVEKADKPVVLFLRNKKLRLQGNDNFMREAIEIGGGEVMTASMGQTETNSGTITMEEIYQTNPDMILLSNFDSFVPDDIYDNRIPGQDWSSLKAVKNRRVYKVPMGIYRWDAPGVETPLMMKWIASLLQPEIFKDIHVREDTKAFFSDFMKYNLTEDDLSVIFADDANQRSVPFN, encoded by the coding sequence ATGAGAATCGCAAAAATAAGATGGCTTGCAGGCTGTTTATCGGTGTGTCTTTTGCTCTGTGGAGCGATAAGGCTGTGGGGGAATGAAAGAAAGCCGGCAGAGCAGGGAGCGGCGGCAGAAGCTCGGGTTATTACAGATATTGCCGGAGATCAGGTGAAAGTGCCGCAAAAGGTACATAAGATTGCTGTTACCCCTCTTCCGTGGGCATCAGTAGTGTACGCGATTGATGGCGGGGCGGAAAGATTAGGGGCTATTCATCCGGGAGCGATGTCTGCTTATCAGGGACATTTTCTTTCAAAAATGGATAAAAATTTCGGAAAAATTAGCACACAAAACATCAATCAGGATTTTTCTGTTAATATAGAAGGATTAGCAGAAGCAGGAACTGATGCTGTTATTCTGTGGAAACACCAGGAAAAGGACGCAGAAAAACTGAGGCAGATGGGAATTCCGGCAGTACGGATTTTCAATAACAATGTAGACAGCCTGAAAAAGAGTTTCCTCATCGTTGGAAAGCTGCTCGGTAAGGAAGAACGGGCCGCTATGGTAAACGCGTTTTATGATAACGCTTATAAAGATATCATGAAGCATAAGAGTGAAGTGGAAAAAGCGGATAAGCCTGTCGTACTCTTTCTTAGAAATAAGAAACTCCGCTTGCAGGGAAATGATAATTTCATGAGAGAAGCCATTGAAATCGGCGGCGGAGAAGTAATGACGGCGTCCATGGGGCAGACGGAAACCAATAGCGGAACGATCACGATGGAAGAAATATACCAAACGAATCCGGATATGATTCTTCTTAGTAATTTTGATTCCTTTGTGCCGGATGATATCTACGATAATCGGATCCCCGGGCAGGATTGGAGCTCTTTGAAAGCGGTAAAAAACCGCCGTGTTTACAAAGTCCCGATGGGAATCTACCGTTGGGATGCACCCGGTGTGGAAACGCCCCTTATGATGAAGTGGATAGCGAGCCTTTTACAGCCGGAGATTTTCAAAGATATCCATGTACGGGAAGACACGAAAGCTTTCTTCTCCGATTTCATGAAATACAACTTGACGGAAGACGACTTGTCGGTGATTTTTGCTGATGACGCCAATCAAAGGAGTGTGCCGTTCAATTGA
- a CDS encoding ABC transporter ATP-binding protein — protein MNLCVENLSYSFDGVHDLWKDVSFAVEKGDIFSIMGANGAGKSTLLHTVIGFLRPKTGQVYLENEGQKIYADTAPKLFTENIGYVPQLSDTAYSFAVKDYVVMGRSPHMGLFSQPSAKDREMADEVMQDMGVYEIRNRRFNTLSGGQQRQAVIARAIVQEPHLIIMDEPTNHLDYGNQFRVVEMIEKLSEKGITVILTTHMPDQALYLGHRAGILSNRKLSVGNAKDIITEEALEEIYRVKVRLSYVEEAKRIVCIPGI, from the coding sequence ATGAATCTGTGTGTGGAAAACCTGTCCTATTCTTTCGATGGGGTACATGATTTATGGAAAGACGTGTCGTTTGCAGTAGAGAAGGGCGATATTTTTTCTATTATGGGTGCCAACGGAGCGGGCAAATCCACTTTGCTCCATACGGTGATCGGATTTCTGCGTCCAAAGACAGGGCAAGTGTATTTGGAAAACGAAGGGCAGAAAATATATGCCGATACGGCGCCGAAACTCTTTACGGAAAACATCGGTTATGTTCCCCAGCTCTCCGATACGGCGTATTCCTTTGCGGTCAAAGACTATGTGGTAATGGGACGGTCGCCCCATATGGGGCTTTTCTCCCAGCCGTCGGCAAAAGACAGAGAAATGGCGGACGAAGTGATGCAGGATATGGGAGTCTATGAAATCCGAAATCGAAGATTCAATACACTCTCCGGCGGACAGCAGCGGCAGGCGGTCATCGCGCGGGCAATTGTGCAGGAACCGCATCTGATCATAATGGACGAACCTACCAACCATCTGGACTACGGAAATCAGTTCCGAGTGGTGGAAATGATTGAAAAGCTCTCCGAAAAAGGGATCACCGTCATTCTTACCACGCATATGCCCGATCAGGCGCTCTACTTGGGGCATCGGGCAGGGATCCTGTCGAACCGGAAGCTTTCCGTGGGAAACGCGAAAGACATCATTACAGAAGAAGCTTTGGAAGAAATTTATCGTGTCAAAGTGCGTCTCTCCTATGTGGAAGAAGCAAAACGGATCGTCTGCATCCCTGGTATCTAA
- a CDS encoding lactate/malate family dehydrogenase: MAIKKRMVGIVGVGHVGAHVAFNLGMMGIADEVLLCDLEESKVTSEVQDLNDAVMYMPNHVVYKASDYAGLKDCDVIVNAVGDITLCASGSRDGELENSVKQVADYVPKVMAGGFHGLFVSITNPCDVVANLIARKSGLPKGHVMGTGTLLDSSRLIHAISEQTGLDSRGFTAFMLGEHGNSQIVPWSQIAFYGKPLSEMESDPKFRFDKEEVQERTIKGGWVTYSGKQCTEYGIASAGATLVRTILHDEKRILPCSAPLDGEYGESGIFCGVPAVIGANGVEKVIEYNLTEEELARFKACCATIRANIAKGDAILGE; this comes from the coding sequence ATGGCGATTAAGAAGAGAATGGTAGGAATTGTCGGCGTAGGACATGTAGGTGCCCATGTAGCGTTTAATTTGGGGATGATGGGGATTGCCGATGAAGTGCTTCTCTGTGATTTGGAAGAAAGTAAAGTGACAAGCGAGGTACAGGATCTGAATGATGCGGTCATGTACATGCCGAATCATGTTGTCTACAAGGCGTCCGATTATGCGGGACTGAAGGACTGCGACGTCATCGTGAATGCTGTAGGCGATATCACGCTTTGTGCTTCCGGCAGCCGCGACGGGGAATTGGAAAACAGTGTGAAACAGGTGGCCGATTATGTCCCGAAGGTCATGGCCGGAGGATTCCACGGACTTTTTGTAAGTATCACGAATCCCTGTGATGTGGTGGCGAATCTGATTGCCCGTAAGAGCGGCCTGCCGAAGGGGCATGTCATGGGTACGGGGACGCTTCTTGATTCTTCCCGTCTGATTCACGCGATATCGGAACAAACGGGCCTTGATTCCCGCGGCTTTACGGCGTTCATGCTTGGAGAACACGGAAATTCCCAGATTGTTCCCTGGTCGCAGATAGCTTTTTACGGCAAGCCTCTGTCGGAAATGGAAAGTGATCCGAAGTTCCGGTTTGATAAAGAGGAAGTACAGGAACGCACTATTAAAGGCGGATGGGTGACTTATTCCGGCAAGCAGTGTACGGAGTACGGCATTGCTTCGGCGGGAGCGACTTTGGTCCGCACGATTCTTCATGATGAAAAGCGTATTCTTCCCTGCTCGGCTCCGCTGGACGGCGAATACGGCGAGTCCGGTATTTTCTGCGGCGTGCCGGCTGTTATTGGCGCGAACGGCGTGGAAAAGGTGATAGAATATAATCTGACGGAAGAGGAGCTGGCCCGCTTCAAGGCGTGCTGTGCGACAATCCGCGCGAATATCGCCAAGGGTGACGCAATCCTCGGTGAATAA
- a CDS encoding ABC transporter ATP-binding protein: protein MPNILELKNIHQTYKNEEGVNRPVLDDVDFMLQEGTCRAILGMSGCGKTTLCRIMAGIEKPSGGLVRYKGEKINWKSISRNKIQMVFQNSLDAVPEYMTSYEILKEPLKNFFKCSKEEIWSKIVEMLKAVGLSEEYTGLYPRQLSGGELQRICILRALMAEPEILILDESLSGLDIFTENKLLNYLSDIKVKKHLSIIFISHSIESAYYIADGITVMDKGRIIEEIDDISLFSELCHPFTSRLMHGLPISASATQDYNFYLERFKKGDTRLVTVKPGHRIEL from the coding sequence GTGCCGAATATACTTGAATTGAAAAATATTCATCAAACGTATAAAAATGAAGAAGGAGTCAACAGGCCTGTTTTGGATGATGTAGATTTCATGCTGCAGGAAGGAACCTGTCGTGCGATTTTAGGAATGAGCGGCTGCGGGAAAACTACACTTTGTAGGATTATGGCAGGCATTGAAAAGCCGTCAGGCGGACTGGTTCGGTATAAAGGGGAAAAGATTAATTGGAAAAGTATTTCGAGGAATAAGATTCAAATGGTTTTTCAAAACAGTCTGGATGCGGTGCCTGAGTATATGACATCCTATGAGATACTGAAAGAGCCGCTTAAAAACTTTTTTAAATGCAGCAAAGAGGAAATCTGGAGTAAGATAGTAGAGATGTTGAAGGCTGTGGGCCTGTCGGAGGAATATACAGGATTGTATCCGCGGCAGTTAAGCGGCGGAGAACTCCAGCGGATATGCATATTACGTGCATTAATGGCAGAACCGGAAATCCTTATACTGGATGAGTCCCTAAGCGGGCTTGATATTTTTACTGAAAATAAGCTTTTAAATTATCTTTCGGATATAAAAGTAAAAAAACATTTATCTATTATATTTATATCTCACAGTATAGAATCTGCATATTATATTGCAGATGGAATTACGGTAATGGATAAGGGAAGGATTATTGAAGAGATTGATGATATTTCCTTGTTTTCAGAGTTGTGCCACCCTTTTACAAGTCGATTGATGCATGGGCTGCCTATATCGGCATCAGCTACGCAGGATTATAATTTTTATCTGGAAAGATTTAAAAAGGGTGATACGAGGTTAGTAACGGTAAAACCGGGACATCGGATTGAATTATAA
- a CDS encoding TonB-dependent receptor, protein MRKKILSFGIFLTLVGTNSGTAAPVTQLDEVVVTANRIEEKGTMPGGFVRQNTNLGLSGEKDIMDVPYTAQSLSQKSIAAMVMPTRQIDQVLANVPSIRTGTSPIKTDFSIRGIGANGASLYLNNIPGFFIMCAGPEPNTIDHADVVIGPAATLSGSVQSYNGPDGGQPGSIYLYTKKPAETNFSRYTQTFSGYGDWGEYIDISRNHLGGDQSWGIRMYGQYDRGGLSSISGAGSKKRNLFVDISHETERNKTNIFGGYYDYRIYGGERRFSILRNALQIPSAPDASLSYDDPHYMHQNVYGYQLTVNHDKKINDHLSWFLNAGMNETTVRRFIFQGQIILDGEGNLSKNKLWSQYFFMKNRYGQTGLKANFQTGAVKHDLSLSIDRAYRVHYNNNKQVSKPADNLAFGNIYTGIQFSPKMYSWDDSKSLTKMFMLQEMDTSINIVDNMTIGKWNILAAGTRRHENFRGKAPKNKNKADSYAPTFGINYHPNKDTSFYAAYAKSTSRSTPVYGGYENDGDLLEPMKLTQKEIGVKHRAGNVFYTLSYFDMDQPNPIDVEADGKTYYKMDGRNRYKGIDFSVNGSLSDKWNIFGGFEYLHARQESTQGGLNDGLPTDGSAKWNAVLGVEYKPNENWSITGRMEYQSKGVIIGTNRRELSYPSFTTFDLFTSYKTQFGKTPVTLRASVYNVFDKNYWRSQPGQGNKLMLSMPRTYVLSASFDF, encoded by the coding sequence ATGAGAAAAAAGATATTATCCTTTGGGATATTTTTAACCTTAGTCGGAACAAATTCCGGCACCGCGGCGCCCGTCACTCAACTGGACGAAGTAGTGGTGACCGCTAATCGCATCGAAGAAAAGGGAACAATGCCAGGCGGATTCGTCCGACAAAACACCAACTTGGGGCTATCAGGCGAAAAAGATATTATGGACGTGCCCTACACAGCCCAAAGCCTTTCACAGAAGTCCATTGCCGCCATGGTGATGCCCACCCGCCAGATCGATCAAGTGCTTGCTAACGTGCCCTCCATTCGCACCGGCACCTCTCCTATCAAGACAGACTTCTCTATCCGCGGGATCGGCGCCAACGGCGCCTCTTTATACCTGAACAATATCCCCGGATTCTTTATCATGTGCGCCGGCCCTGAACCGAATACCATTGACCATGCCGATGTTGTAATCGGACCGGCAGCCACCCTGAGTGGTTCCGTTCAATCGTACAATGGTCCTGACGGCGGTCAGCCCGGCTCGATTTACCTCTACACAAAAAAACCTGCGGAAACCAATTTTTCCCGCTATACACAGACCTTCAGCGGATATGGCGATTGGGGCGAATATATCGACATCAGCCGAAACCATTTGGGCGGTGATCAATCATGGGGCATCAGAATGTACGGACAATATGACCGCGGCGGACTGTCTTCCATCAGCGGCGCCGGTTCCAAGAAGAGAAACCTGTTTGTCGATATTTCTCATGAAACAGAGAGGAACAAAACCAATATTTTCGGCGGTTACTATGACTACCGTATTTATGGCGGAGAACGAAGATTTTCCATCTTAAGAAACGCCTTGCAAATCCCCTCCGCCCCGGACGCATCCTTAAGTTATGACGACCCGCACTACATGCACCAGAATGTCTACGGCTATCAACTGACTGTCAACCATGACAAAAAGATAAATGACCATCTCAGCTGGTTCTTGAACGCCGGCATGAACGAAACTACCGTACGCCGTTTCATCTTCCAAGGCCAAATTATTTTAGATGGGGAAGGCAATCTATCCAAAAATAAACTCTGGTCCCAATATTTCTTCATGAAGAACCGCTACGGCCAAACAGGTCTGAAAGCTAATTTCCAAACTGGCGCTGTGAAACATGATCTGTCGCTTTCTATCGACCGAGCTTACCGTGTCCATTACAATAACAATAAACAGGTAAGCAAGCCTGCCGACAATCTGGCATTTGGAAATATTTATACCGGCATACAGTTTTCCCCAAAAATGTACAGCTGGGATGATTCCAAATCGCTCACCAAAATGTTCATGCTACAGGAAATGGATACCAGCATCAATATCGTAGACAACATGACCATCGGCAAATGGAATATCTTGGCCGCAGGCACAAGACGTCATGAAAACTTCCGCGGAAAAGCGCCGAAAAACAAGAATAAAGCAGACAGCTACGCTCCCACATTCGGCATCAACTACCACCCAAATAAAGACACCTCTTTCTACGCGGCTTACGCCAAATCTACATCCCGAAGCACCCCTGTGTACGGCGGCTATGAAAACGACGGTGACCTCCTGGAACCAATGAAGCTGACACAAAAAGAAATTGGCGTCAAACACCGGGCAGGCAATGTATTTTACACACTCTCCTACTTCGACATGGATCAGCCCAATCCCATTGATGTAGAGGCAGACGGCAAGACCTATTATAAAATGGACGGCCGCAACCGATACAAAGGCATCGACTTTTCCGTCAACGGAAGTCTTTCTGATAAATGGAATATTTTCGGCGGGTTTGAATACCTCCACGCGCGGCAGGAATCCACCCAAGGGGGGCTCAACGATGGTCTTCCCACGGACGGATCCGCTAAATGGAACGCTGTCCTCGGCGTAGAGTACAAGCCAAATGAAAACTGGAGCATTACAGGACGCATGGAATATCAAAGCAAAGGCGTCATCATCGGCACAAACAGAAGAGAACTGTCCTACCCATCCTTTACCACATTCGACCTCTTTACCTCCTATAAAACACAATTCGGCAAAACCCCTGTCACTCTCCGTGCCTCCGTATACAACGTGTTTGATAAAAACTATTGGAGAAGTCAGCCCGGTCAGGGAAATAAGCTGATGCTTTCCATGCCCCGTACCTATGTCCTCTCCGCTTCCTTTGATTTTTGA